From a region of the Thalassospira sp. TSL5-1 genome:
- a CDS encoding tetratricopeptide repeat protein, with protein MKRNLLHLLVPVTALALSACGTLGPNTQNQPFDYPQSDGFAGNFLAGKVAQSDNADDAAAQYLFRAQKLEPGNDDLRRRTFLALISDGRIADSATIAKQLLVEHPQQDLFAVLAVTDADIRAQNYQAALDTINTLPNRGLNSIIRPIAQAWLYTALERRSDALAALDSLQINKGLAPLSEYHRGLILDYFGDLNGAERALANAYGDPADAPLRAAEALGAIYERKGQNQKAELLYQSYMDRHPQSLVMPYHLERLKKGEPPLSTVLTPASGLAEGYLDIATLLSQENAVEPALIMAQFSLSLRPGDAVTKLLVGEVMEIQKRWPEAIAIYKSIPENSPHSWNARLREAASLTEIDQNDAAISLLRTMINERPDRADALIQLGDVLRATKQFSRSADAYSEAIDRLGGAQNVGWRLLYRRGISYEQAGQWDKAEQDFLLALEMEPDQPYIMNYLAYSWVDRGMNFDKAQEMLKRAVALKPDDGFIVDSLGWVYYKLGHYEKAVTQLEHAVSLIPDDPTLNDHLGDAYYQVGRYHEAEFQWRRSLSFDPSADLRKEVLAKLNGKKPATGTAATN; from the coding sequence TTGAAGCGCAATCTGTTACATCTGCTGGTCCCGGTAACGGCCCTTGCCCTTTCTGCCTGTGGCACACTTGGCCCCAATACCCAAAACCAGCCCTTTGACTATCCGCAAAGCGACGGTTTTGCTGGCAATTTCCTGGCAGGCAAGGTCGCACAAAGCGACAATGCCGATGACGCGGCCGCACAATATCTGTTTCGCGCCCAGAAACTGGAACCCGGCAATGACGATTTGCGCCGCCGCACCTTTCTGGCCCTAATTTCGGATGGCCGCATCGCCGATAGTGCCACCATCGCCAAACAATTGCTGGTCGAACACCCCCAGCAGGACCTGTTTGCCGTGCTGGCCGTCACCGATGCCGATATTCGCGCCCAAAATTACCAGGCCGCGCTTGATACCATTAATACCCTGCCCAATCGCGGGCTGAATTCCATTATCCGGCCCATTGCGCAGGCCTGGCTTTATACCGCGCTTGAGCGCCGAAGCGATGCCCTGGCCGCCCTTGACAGCCTGCAAATCAACAAGGGCCTGGCCCCGCTTTCGGAATATCACCGGGGCCTGATCCTGGATTATTTTGGCGATTTGAACGGGGCGGAACGCGCCCTTGCCAATGCCTATGGCGACCCGGCTGACGCCCCGCTGCGTGCGGCCGAAGCATTGGGCGCGATTTACGAACGCAAAGGCCAAAACCAAAAGGCGGAACTGCTGTATCAAAGCTATATGGACCGCCATCCCCAATCCCTGGTCATGCCCTATCATCTCGAACGCCTGAAAAAGGGCGAACCACCCCTTAGCACCGTGCTGACCCCGGCTTCTGGCCTGGCGGAGGGGTATCTGGATATCGCGACCCTGTTAAGCCAGGAAAACGCCGTTGAACCCGCGCTGATCATGGCGCAGTTTTCGCTGTCCCTGCGCCCAGGCGATGCCGTGACCAAACTTTTGGTGGGCGAGGTGATGGAAATCCAGAAACGCTGGCCCGAAGCGATTGCGATTTACAAATCCATTCCCGAAAATTCCCCGCACAGCTGGAACGCCCGCCTGCGCGAGGCCGCCAGCCTGACGGAAATTGACCAGAACGACGCGGCCATTTCGCTGTTGCGCACAATGATCAATGAACGCCCCGACCGGGCCGATGCCCTGATTCAACTGGGCGATGTTTTACGTGCGACCAAACAGTTCAGCCGTTCCGCCGATGCCTATAGCGAGGCGATTGACCGGCTGGGCGGCGCACAAAATGTGGGCTGGCGGCTGCTGTATCGCCGGGGCATTTCCTATGAACAGGCCGGACAGTGGGACAAGGCGGAACAGGACTTTTTGCTGGCCCTCGAAATGGAGCCTGATCAGCCCTACATCATGAATTATCTGGCCTATAGCTGGGTGGACCGGGGCATGAATTTTGACAAGGCCCAGGAAATGCTCAAACGCGCGGTCGCGCTAAAGCCCGATGATGGCTTTATCGTCGATAGCCTGGGCTGGGTTTATTACAAGCTGGGCCATTATGAAAAGGCCGTCACACAGCTTGAACATGCAGTTTCGCTGATCCCCGATGATCCAACGCTGAATGACCATTTGGGCGATGCCTATTATCAGGTCGGGCGTTATCACGAGGCGGAATTTCAATGGCGACGGTCGCTGTCATTTGATCCATCTGCGGACCTGCGCAAGGAAGTTCTGGCAAAACTGAATGGCAAAAAACCCGCAACCGGTACGGCTGCAACCAATTAA
- a CDS encoding aldehyde dehydrogenase family protein — MSQQAKLMPRDYQKAMAPFFGTDDIGSWVNGAMMPGHGDAFELIDPATGKAFLSIRDAGAEVVDAAMSAAVAGQKVWWALSAAERGRILWRIGQQVRDHLDDLALLETMTAGKPIRDTKVEVLKVAEMFEYYAGWADKLHGDVIPVPTSHLNYTRYEPFGVVTQITPWNAPVFTAGWQLAPALCTGNAAVLKPSEMTPLSSLALGVLSKKAGLPDGVITVLSGLGTSTGVAATTHDATRKVVFVGSPRTGAIIAAQAAQNIVPCVLELGGKSANIVFEDADLKRAVLGAQAAIFSGAGQSCVAGSRLLVQRSVMDRFLDMLVEGANRIPVGDPMDSATQIGPINNDAQYQTVCRLVADGQKEGATLLAGGMRPDGAACEAGYFLRPTVLGDVRNDMKIAREEIFGPVVSVIPFEDEAEAVAIANDSKFGLAGAVWTQSVDRAHRVAAQVRAGTFWINSYKTINVMSPFGGFGASGYGRSSGKEGLMEYMQPKSIWTETAANPPAAFGYAPE; from the coding sequence ATGAGCCAGCAAGCCAAATTGATGCCGCGTGATTACCAAAAGGCGATGGCCCCGTTTTTTGGAACAGACGACATCGGAAGCTGGGTGAATGGCGCAATGATGCCCGGGCATGGCGACGCGTTCGAGCTGATTGACCCGGCTACCGGAAAGGCATTTTTAAGCATCAGGGATGCCGGAGCTGAAGTTGTGGACGCCGCCATGAGTGCGGCTGTTGCCGGGCAAAAAGTCTGGTGGGCTTTGAGCGCGGCTGAACGCGGGCGCATCCTGTGGCGGATTGGGCAGCAGGTACGTGATCATCTGGATGATCTGGCCTTGCTGGAAACCATGACAGCGGGCAAGCCGATTCGCGATACAAAGGTCGAGGTGCTTAAAGTCGCCGAGATGTTTGAATATTACGCCGGTTGGGCCGACAAGCTGCATGGCGATGTCATCCCGGTGCCGACCAGCCATTTGAACTATACCCGTTATGAACCCTTTGGCGTGGTCACACAAATTACCCCCTGGAACGCGCCGGTTTTTACCGCCGGCTGGCAATTGGCCCCAGCCCTGTGTACCGGCAATGCAGCCGTATTGAAACCATCGGAAATGACGCCGCTTTCGTCATTGGCCTTGGGGGTCTTGTCCAAAAAGGCCGGGCTGCCCGACGGGGTGATAACGGTGCTGTCGGGGCTTGGTACCTCAACCGGCGTTGCCGCTACCACGCATGATGCCACCCGCAAGGTGGTTTTTGTCGGCTCCCCGCGGACCGGGGCGATTATTGCCGCCCAAGCCGCACAAAACATTGTGCCCTGTGTGCTGGAACTGGGCGGGAAATCGGCCAATATCGTGTTTGAGGATGCCGATTTGAAACGCGCGGTATTGGGGGCCCAGGCCGCCATTTTTAGCGGGGCGGGGCAAAGCTGCGTTGCCGGGTCGCGCCTGTTGGTGCAGCGAAGTGTGATGGATCGCTTCCTTGATATGCTGGTGGAGGGCGCTAACCGTATTCCGGTTGGCGACCCGATGGACAGCGCCACCCAGATCGGCCCAATTAATAATGACGCCCAATATCAGACCGTTTGCCGCCTGGTGGCAGACGGCCAGAAGGAAGGGGCCACATTGCTGGCAGGTGGGATGCGCCCGGACGGTGCGGCTTGTGAGGCCGGATATTTCCTCCGCCCGACGGTTCTGGGCGATGTGCGCAATGACATGAAAATTGCCCGCGAGGAAATTTTTGGCCCGGTAGTTTCCGTTATTCCGTTCGAGGATGAGGCCGAGGCGGTGGCAATTGCCAATGACAGCAAATTTGGCCTGGCCGGTGCGGTTTGGACGCAATCGGTAGATCGTGCGCACCGCGTGGCGGCCCAAGTGCGGGCAGGGACCTTCTGGATCAACAGTTACAAAACCATCAATGTCATGTCGCCCTTTGGCGGTTTTGGGGCCAGTGGCTATGGCCGGTCCAGCGGCAAGGAAGGGCTGATGGAATATATGCAGCCCAAAAGCATTTGGACCGAAACGGCGGCCAACCCGCCTGCTGCATTTGGATATGCCCCTGAATAA
- a CDS encoding M20 aminoacylase family protein, translating to MTTTKPALHPRATELVDEFTAWRHHLHAHPETAFEEKLTSAFVAEKLQSFGLEVKTGIAKTGVVATLHGKGGTGKRIGLRADMDALDIHETTNLPYASQHPGKMHACGHDGHMTMLLGAAKILAENPDFTGTVDFIFQPAEENEGGGRDMVEEGLFETHPVDAVYGMHNWPGRDVGTMAMQAGPMMASYDIFEINIDGRGCHAAMPHLGRDPITAAGQVLLALQTIPARNVNPLQSAVISPTQMFAGDTWNVIPETATLRGTVRTFDPAVQDLVEDRLKTVADATARAFDCTARVMYQRRYPATINSEAETAIALAAATQVVGADQIDTSPEPSMASEDFAFMLNAKPGSYVWLGNGPTDGNCLLHNSAYNFNDAAIPYGVSYWISLVKQALAA from the coding sequence ATGACCACCACCAAACCCGCCCTTCATCCGCGTGCCACCGAACTTGTTGATGAATTTACCGCCTGGCGGCACCATTTGCATGCCCATCCCGAAACCGCGTTCGAGGAAAAGCTGACCAGCGCCTTTGTCGCGGAAAAGCTGCAATCCTTCGGGCTTGAGGTCAAAACCGGCATCGCCAAAACCGGCGTGGTTGCGACCCTTCATGGCAAGGGTGGTACAGGCAAACGCATTGGCCTGCGCGCCGATATGGATGCGCTGGACATTCACGAAACCACCAATTTGCCCTATGCCTCCCAACATCCGGGAAAAATGCACGCCTGCGGCCATGATGGTCATATGACCATGTTGCTCGGCGCGGCGAAAATACTGGCGGAGAACCCGGATTTCACCGGCACGGTGGATTTCATTTTCCAGCCTGCGGAGGAAAATGAGGGTGGCGGCCGCGACATGGTGGAAGAAGGCCTGTTTGAAACCCACCCGGTTGACGCCGTTTACGGAATGCACAACTGGCCGGGCCGCGATGTTGGCACAATGGCGATGCAGGCCGGGCCGATGATGGCAAGCTACGATATTTTTGAAATCAATATTGATGGCCGGGGCTGCCATGCCGCCATGCCGCATTTGGGCCGCGATCCGATCACGGCGGCAGGCCAGGTGTTACTGGCGCTGCAAACCATTCCGGCACGCAATGTTAACCCGCTGCAAAGTGCGGTGATTTCACCAACCCAGATGTTTGCGGGCGATACCTGGAATGTCATCCCCGAAACAGCCACCCTGCGCGGCACGGTCCGCACCTTTGACCCGGCGGTGCAGGATTTGGTGGAGGACCGCCTTAAAACCGTGGCCGATGCCACCGCGCGCGCCTTTGATTGCACCGCGCGTGTGATGTATCAGCGCCGCTACCCCGCCACCATCAATAGCGAAGCCGAAACCGCCATCGCCCTGGCTGCCGCCACACAGGTTGTCGGGGCCGATCAAATCGACACCAGCCCGGAGCCCTCGATGGCAAGCGAGGATTTCGCCTTCATGCTCAATGCAAAGCCCGGCAGTTACGTTTGGCTGGGTAACGGGCCAACCGATGGCAACTGCCTGTTGCATAATTCGGCCTATAATTTTAACGATGCCGCCATCCCCTATGGCGTCAGTTACTGGATTTCGCTGGTCAAACAGGCCCTGGCCGCGTGA
- a CDS encoding type I restriction-modification system subunit M has translation MSQLTLQELESHLWGAANILRGSIDSGDFKHYIFGLLFYRRLCDVWEEEYERKLGQYSDSDLAADPDEHRFHIPEGHFWRDVRQHTTNIGEHLNAAFHAIEDANLRLRGVFQDVDFNNKQRFPDATLEKLLQHFEKHRFRHADVEADMLGNAYEYLIAQFADDAGKKGGEFYTPKMVVRLIVECLKPDEGMSVYDPTCGSGGMLLECFHHLERQGKNPRSLSLYGQEKNLNTWAICAMNLFLHDIDDAFVERGDTLLDPKHLVGDGTKAIRTFDRVLANPPFSLKNWGHDVWSTGDKFGRDTYGCPPQSYGDLAFVQHMLASLKEEGMLGVVLPHGILFRGGAEAKIRKGLLEDDLIDAVIGLGPNLFYGAGIPACILIIRRNKPAERKGKVLVINGTQELVEGKAQNHLSDANVKRFADAFTDFKDEDRFARVVGLDEIRENDHNLNISRYVSTDEDEDEIDVAAEVVKLNALRQQRDEAEAKMMGFLKELGYDA, from the coding sequence ATGTCTCAGTTGACACTTCAGGAACTTGAATCACACCTTTGGGGGGCGGCCAATATTCTGCGCGGCTCCATCGATTCAGGGGATTTCAAACATTACATTTTCGGCCTTTTGTTTTACCGCCGTCTTTGTGATGTCTGGGAGGAGGAATATGAACGCAAACTGGGCCAGTATAGCGATAGCGACCTTGCCGCCGACCCCGACGAGCACCGTTTTCACATTCCCGAAGGCCATTTCTGGCGTGATGTGCGCCAGCACACCACCAATATTGGCGAACATTTAAACGCTGCCTTCCATGCCATCGAAGACGCCAATTTGCGCCTGCGCGGCGTGTTTCAGGATGTGGATTTCAACAATAAACAGCGTTTCCCCGATGCCACCCTTGAAAAACTGTTGCAGCATTTTGAAAAGCACCGCTTTCGCCATGCCGATGTCGAAGCCGATATGCTGGGCAATGCCTATGAATATCTGATTGCGCAATTTGCCGATGATGCGGGCAAAAAGGGCGGCGAATTCTATACCCCCAAGATGGTCGTGCGGCTGATTGTCGAATGCCTCAAGCCCGACGAAGGCATGTCGGTCTATGACCCGACCTGTGGCTCGGGCGGGATGTTGCTGGAATGTTTTCATCATCTGGAACGCCAGGGCAAGAACCCGCGTTCCCTGTCGCTCTATGGTCAGGAAAAGAACCTCAATACATGGGCGATCTGCGCCATGAACCTGTTCCTGCATGACATTGATGATGCCTTTGTCGAACGTGGCGATACCTTACTTGATCCCAAGCATCTGGTGGGTGATGGCACAAAGGCGATCCGTACCTTTGATCGTGTCCTTGCTAATCCACCATTCTCCCTGAAAAACTGGGGACATGATGTCTGGTCAACCGGGGACAAGTTCGGACGCGATACCTATGGCTGCCCACCGCAATCCTATGGTGATCTGGCCTTTGTGCAACACATGCTCGCCAGCCTCAAGGAAGAGGGCATGTTGGGGGTGGTTCTGCCGCACGGCATTCTGTTCCGGGGCGGGGCAGAGGCGAAAATCCGCAAAGGACTTCTGGAAGATGACCTGATTGATGCAGTGATCGGGCTGGGACCGAACCTGTTTTATGGTGCGGGTATTCCGGCCTGTATCCTGATCATTCGCAGGAATAAACCAGCAGAACGCAAGGGCAAGGTTCTGGTGATCAACGGCACTCAGGAACTCGTTGAAGGCAAAGCCCAGAACCACCTCTCGGACGCCAATGTGAAGCGTTTCGCCGATGCGTTCACTGACTTCAAGGATGAAGACAGGTTCGCCCGCGTGGTGGGCCTGGATGAAATCCGCGAGAACGACCACAATCTCAACATCTCGCGCTATGTCAGCACAGATGAAGACGAGGACGAGATCGATGTTGCAGCAGAAGTCGTTAAACTGAATGCTCTGCGCCAGCAGCGTGATGAAGCCGAAGCCAAGATGATGGGTTTCCTCAAGGAGCTTGGCTATGACGCATGA
- a CDS encoding DUF3100 domain-containing protein, translating into MNALRGQLELWRLHLAVIVVGTIAELIGIQKIPLGIGAILLLPLLYAFIMAALMNPNLMPKFGKIIRQKEVQAASPLIVVAIMPFIAKFGTTIGPAINTIIEAGPALILQELGNLGTIVLAFPLAVWGLKMGREAIGATFSIAREPNLAIIADRYTLKSPEGAGVMGVYVIGTLFGTFIFAILASLFASSNLFDPRALAMACGIGSGSMMAACTGALTEVVPAMKDEILALAGASNLLTYATGLYAGLFLALPIVEKLYDATAGKKDLAHASNKEG; encoded by the coding sequence ATGAACGCGCTTCGGGGGCAGTTGGAGCTTTGGCGGCTTCACCTTGCTGTTATTGTTGTTGGCACCATCGCCGAATTGATCGGCATTCAGAAAATTCCGCTCGGGATCGGGGCAATTTTGCTGCTGCCGCTGCTTTATGCCTTTATCATGGCGGCCTTGATGAACCCCAACCTTATGCCGAAATTCGGCAAAATCATCCGTCAGAAGGAAGTCCAGGCGGCATCACCGCTGATCGTGGTTGCGATCATGCCGTTTATTGCCAAATTCGGCACCACCATTGGCCCGGCAATCAACACCATTATCGAGGCAGGCCCTGCCCTTATTTTGCAGGAACTGGGTAATCTGGGTACCATTGTGCTGGCGTTTCCGCTCGCCGTATGGGGCCTTAAGATGGGGCGCGAGGCGATTGGTGCGACCTTTTCGATTGCGCGTGAACCCAACCTTGCCATCATCGCGGACCGTTACACCCTAAAAAGCCCGGAAGGGGCCGGTGTGATGGGCGTTTATGTCATTGGCACCCTGTTTGGCACCTTTATTTTCGCCATTCTGGCCTCGCTATTTGCCAGTTCCAACCTGTTTGACCCGCGCGCGCTGGCCATGGCATGCGGCATTGGCAGTGGCTCGATGATGGCCGCCTGCACCGGAGCTTTGACCGAAGTTGTGCCCGCCATGAAGGATGAAATCCTGGCCTTGGCCGGGGCCAGCAACCTTCTGACCTATGCCACCGGGCTGTATGCCGGGCTGTTCCTGGCCTTACCGATTGTGGAAAAACTCTATGATGCGACGGCAGGTAAAAAAGACCTCGCCCATGCCAGCAACAAGGAGGGCTGA
- a CDS encoding LysR family transcriptional regulator, which translates to MKIDDKPLRYFLAVFEAGSIRTAADNLRIAPSAISRQIAGLEAHLETLLMERTKRGIIFTESGHIVAAHARRRFEMDEAFAVDLAAARGAIAGTVRIATGEGFVVDLVNHVVRPLRDEFPDVRLEIDVAGTEKMTHGILRDDYDMGLVFNPPRNPDLELLAEGHAPLCALVPPAFELAKQQSCVLADTVNYPLALLNPHFGVAKLLANVDQGRGLARDAFLTADSINVAIHFVLSGGGITFLPAFAVSRQLRRGEVVAVPLTDPYLARVPSHLLVRKGRPKTAAVRAVSNMICSRMEAFGAACYPDEHS; encoded by the coding sequence ATGAAGATCGACGATAAACCGCTGCGTTATTTCCTGGCCGTGTTCGAGGCCGGTTCCATCCGCACAGCAGCAGACAACCTGCGCATTGCTCCATCCGCAATCAGCCGGCAAATCGCCGGGCTTGAGGCACATCTTGAAACGCTTTTGATGGAACGCACCAAACGCGGTATCATTTTTACAGAATCTGGCCATATAGTTGCCGCCCATGCAAGACGGCGTTTTGAAATGGACGAGGCCTTTGCCGTGGACCTGGCCGCCGCCCGCGGGGCCATTGCCGGAACGGTGCGCATTGCCACGGGTGAAGGTTTTGTCGTCGATCTGGTCAACCATGTTGTGCGCCCACTGCGCGACGAATTTCCCGACGTGCGACTGGAAATCGATGTGGCTGGCACCGAAAAAATGACCCACGGTATTTTGCGCGATGACTATGACATGGGCCTGGTGTTCAACCCGCCACGCAACCCGGATCTGGAGCTTCTGGCCGAAGGGCACGCCCCGCTTTGCGCCCTGGTTCCTCCGGCATTTGAATTGGCAAAACAGCAAAGCTGTGTGCTGGCCGATACGGTCAATTACCCGCTGGCCCTGTTAAACCCGCATTTTGGCGTTGCCAAGCTGCTGGCGAATGTGGACCAGGGGCGCGGCCTGGCACGCGATGCCTTTTTGACCGCCGATTCGATCAATGTCGCCATTCATTTTGTGCTTTCGGGTGGCGGCATCACCTTTTTGCCCGCCTTTGCCGTATCACGACAATTACGCAGGGGCGAGGTTGTGGCCGTGCCCCTGACGGACCCTTATCTGGCGCGTGTGCCCTCGCACCTGCTTGTCCGCAAAGGCCGCCCCAAAACCGCCGCGGTTCGGGCTGTTAGCAACATGATTTGCAGCCGAATGGAGGCATTTGGCGCAGCCTGTTATCCCGATGAACATTCCTGA
- a CDS encoding DJ-1/PfpI family protein, with protein sequence MKIAIVTLDGFNEIDSFVALSILGRVKAEGWSVQITSPEKTVTSMNGVTVTAQQPLSFGNEADVVLFGSGTRTRDHTADGIIASELKLDPHRQLIGAQCSGVLFLHQLGLLPATATTDAKTRPLLAATGCIVEDKPLIAQGNVVTSGGCLAAQYLAGWVIARGLDLDSALTILEYVAPVGQKSFFVKTAGDIIRPQLNVPAQAALYC encoded by the coding sequence ATGAAAATCGCGATTGTGACACTGGATGGCTTTAACGAAATCGACAGCTTTGTTGCCCTGTCGATTTTAGGCAGGGTTAAGGCCGAGGGCTGGTCCGTCCAGATCACATCGCCAGAAAAAACCGTCACCTCGATGAATGGGGTGACGGTCACCGCGCAACAGCCGCTGTCCTTTGGCAACGAGGCCGATGTGGTGCTGTTTGGCAGTGGTACACGCACCCGCGACCATACCGCCGATGGCATCATTGCCAGCGAACTGAAACTGGACCCGCATCGTCAATTAATCGGCGCGCAATGCTCCGGGGTTTTGTTTTTGCATCAATTGGGCCTGTTGCCCGCCACCGCCACCACCGATGCCAAAACCCGCCCGCTTCTGGCGGCCACCGGCTGCATTGTCGAGGATAAACCCCTGATCGCCCAGGGCAATGTCGTTACCAGCGGCGGTTGCCTGGCGGCGCAATATCTGGCGGGCTGGGTCATTGCCCGGGGCCTGGACCTGGACAGTGCGCTGACTATTCTCGAATATGTCGCCCCGGTCGGGCAAAAATCCTTCTTTGTCAAAACGGCAGGCGATATTATCCGCCCGCAATTAAATGTGCCCGCCCAGGCCGCCCTTTATTGCTAA
- a CDS encoding NAD(P)-dependent oxidoreductase has translation MINAETGAIGVVGLGNMGLGMARTLLRDGFSVVGFDVSPASQARAAAAGVTTVASLGAVSDACSTIILSLPTANHVRAVLTGEGGLATRDLDPRLVIDTTTSEPDVTREIDAALRQQGHILIDAPVSGGPAGANSGNLTMMVGGAEADVARARPVLNSLGGKITHVGPVGAGHAVKIVNNMLVASHLLTMREAVRLGNAAGVTTENLIAALNAGSGRSAISEVNYPKWVMNGAFDSGFTMGLMRKDMRLAMSLAEQKDISLPVCELAGKIWADSAEILADDDDFNRITECAPTPAGEKA, from the coding sequence GTGATTAATGCGGAAACAGGCGCCATTGGTGTTGTGGGCCTTGGCAATATGGGCTTGGGCATGGCCCGCACCCTGCTTCGGGACGGTTTTTCGGTTGTCGGGTTTGACGTATCGCCCGCAAGCCAGGCCCGTGCCGCCGCCGCAGGGGTAACGACTGTTGCCAGTTTGGGCGCGGTGTCTGACGCCTGTTCGACCATCATTCTGTCCCTGCCAACGGCAAACCATGTGCGGGCGGTCTTAACCGGCGAGGGAGGGCTTGCCACCCGCGATCTGGACCCGCGCCTGGTGATTGACACAACAACATCGGAACCCGATGTGACGCGCGAAATTGATGCGGCCTTGCGCCAGCAGGGCCACATCCTGATTGACGCGCCGGTCAGCGGTGGCCCGGCCGGAGCCAATAGCGGCAATTTGACCATGATGGTCGGCGGGGCCGAGGCCGATGTGGCCCGTGCGCGGCCGGTCCTCAATTCATTGGGCGGTAAAATTACCCATGTTGGCCCGGTGGGGGCGGGGCATGCGGTGAAAATCGTTAATAACATGCTGGTGGCAAGCCACCTTTTGACCATGCGTGAAGCGGTGCGTTTGGGCAATGCCGCCGGTGTGACCACCGAAAATCTGATTGCCGCCCTGAATGCCGGGTCGGGTCGCAGTGCGATCAGCGAGGTCAATTATCCGAAATGGGTGATGAATGGCGCGTTTGACAGCGGTTTTACCATGGGCCTGATGCGCAAGGATATGCGCCTTGCCATGAGCCTGGCAGAGCAAAAGGATATTTCCCTGCCAGTCTGTGAATTGGCCGGAAAAATTTGGGCAGATAGCGCCGAAATTCTGGCCGATGATGACGATTTTAACCGGATTACCGAATGTGCGCCCACCCCGGCAGGAGAAAAAGCATGA
- a CDS encoding 4-(cytidine 5'-diphospho)-2-C-methyl-D-erythritol kinase — protein sequence MHNQLIEPAQAKINLFLHVTGKHDDGYHTLDSLVCFADCGDAIRARPADDDTLTLAITGPMAPALADASTADNLVMRAATLLRDRFGIRQGAELILEKNLPVASGIGGGSADAAATLRVLCQLWGIPARPADLAPLALELGADVPVCLEGGTVLMQGIGEQLIPLAPLPGFSLVLVNPGKAVSTPAIFNARDGDFTEGDLWARDQSFADVTSLADALRDCRNDLTLPAVTLLPEICDVMDALARADGCLLARMSGSGATCFGLYPDAQMAASAASAIAHANPGWWVRDCKIAPAQG from the coding sequence ATGCACAACCAGTTGATCGAACCGGCACAGGCCAAGATTAACCTTTTCCTGCATGTCACCGGCAAACACGACGATGGCTATCATACCCTCGATAGCCTGGTCTGTTTTGCCGATTGCGGCGATGCCATTCGCGCCCGCCCGGCCGATGACGATACCCTCACCCTTGCCATCACCGGGCCAATGGCCCCCGCCCTGGCCGATGCCAGCACCGCCGATAACCTCGTGATGCGCGCAGCCACCCTGCTGCGGGATCGTTTTGGCATTCGCCAGGGGGCGGAACTTATTTTGGAAAAAAACCTGCCCGTGGCCTCGGGCATTGGCGGGGGATCGGCCGATGCCGCCGCCACCCTGCGGGTTTTGTGCCAGTTATGGGGCATTCCTGCCCGCCCGGCGGATCTCGCCCCGCTGGCGCTGGAACTTGGGGCCGATGTGCCGGTCTGCCTTGAAGGCGGCACGGTATTAATGCAGGGCATTGGCGAACAGCTTATCCCGCTGGCCCCGCTGCCCGGTTTTTCGCTGGTGCTGGTTAATCCCGGCAAGGCGGTTTCGACCCCGGCAATTTTCAACGCGCGGGATGGCGACTTTACCGAGGGGGATTTGTGGGCCAGGGACCAATCCTTTGCCGATGTCACGTCGCTGGCCGATGCCCTGCGCGACTGCCGCAATGATTTGACCCTGCCTGCCGTCACCCTGCTGCCGGAAATTTGCGATGTGATGGATGCCCTGGCCCGCGCCGATGGCTGCCTGCTGGCGCGCATGTCGGGCAGCGGGGCGACCTGTTTTGGCCTCTATCCCGATGCACAAATGGCTGCCAGTGCCGCCAGCGCCATTGCACATGCCAATCCCGGCTGGTGGGTCAGGGATTGCAAAATTGCGCCCGCGCAGGGTTAA